From the Actinomycetota bacterium genome, one window contains:
- a CDS encoding glycosyltransferase family 39 protein: MRLRRWLSGNRILVALLILAAAKSVLWVAATPPWRSPDSYLHFGYIEFLSREHTVPVSGRLDHYPDVLQSLERTNLYGVFGLYETHMDLVTPQVNNASGHPPLYYTLMLPAYWAASGGSMETQLYSVMLFTSIFSVLLVWAAYRLAREIFPGKTYMQIGVPLLLIFHPQLGFISSSVVQDSLLALLFTWLLYHLAVFAKGDCSYRRGIFIGATVGLGMLTKSSFMMAYPIGAAVFAVMLYTQKGRRLHLLKVMAAAAGISLLICGWFYVRNYIELGAAQPYEKTERYHAANLWTLWLRTSFRAELISSFLGNFSWLSIPLPIAELYWFRRILQLALAGFAAATAIGWWKPAWQIMKTWVAALMAGTFMVFLVAVSYFEITVGGSQGRYLFPAVFPFWALLLTGLVGWMPPAWRPRATAVVVSVAGLLFTWSLLVEFLPRVT, translated from the coding sequence ATGAGGCTGCGCCGCTGGCTTTCAGGCAACAGGATCCTGGTAGCGCTGCTGATCCTTGCGGCCGCCAAATCCGTACTCTGGGTTGCGGCGACGCCGCCCTGGAGATCGCCCGACTCGTATCTGCATTTCGGCTACATCGAATTCCTGAGCCGCGAGCATACGGTGCCTGTCAGCGGCAGGCTCGATCACTACCCGGATGTGCTCCAGTCGCTCGAGCGCACCAATCTCTACGGGGTTTTCGGCCTCTACGAAACGCACATGGACCTGGTCACCCCCCAGGTCAACAACGCCAGCGGCCATCCGCCGCTCTATTACACACTGATGCTGCCGGCCTACTGGGCAGCCAGCGGCGGCTCGATGGAGACGCAGCTCTACTCGGTCATGCTGTTTACTTCCATCTTCTCGGTGCTGCTGGTCTGGGCCGCTTACCGGCTGGCCCGCGAGATCTTCCCGGGCAAGACCTATATGCAGATCGGTGTGCCGCTGCTGCTCATCTTCCACCCCCAGCTCGGTTTTATATCTTCGTCCGTCGTGCAGGATTCGTTGCTGGCGTTGCTATTCACCTGGCTGCTCTATCATCTGGCCGTTTTCGCCAAGGGAGACTGCAGTTACAGGCGCGGCATCTTCATCGGCGCCACTGTCGGTCTGGGGATGTTGACAAAAAGCTCATTTATGATGGCATATCCGATCGGCGCTGCGGTTTTCGCTGTCATGCTTTACACGCAAAAGGGGCGCCGCCTGCACCTGCTCAAGGTAATGGCGGCGGCGGCGGGGATCTCGCTGCTCATCTGCGGCTGGTTCTACGTCAGGAATTACATCGAGCTCGGCGCCGCGCAGCCGTATGAGAAGACAGAACGATATCACGCGGCCAACCTCTGGACCCTCTGGCTTAGGACGAGTTTCAGGGCTGAGCTGATCTCCAGTTTCCTCGGGAATTTTTCCTGGCTGAGCATTCCGTTGCCGATCGCCGAACTTTACTGGTTCCGGAGGATCCTGCAGCTGGCGCTTGCCGGTTTTGCCGCCGCCACGGCGATCGGCTGGTGGAAGCCCGCCTGGCAGATAATGAAGACCTGGGTCGCGGCGCTCATGGCCGGCACATTCATGGTCTTCCTGGTCGCGGTGAGCTACTTTGAGATCACGGTGGGAGGGTCCCAGGGGCGTTATCTGTTCCCGGCTGTCTTCCCGTTCTGGGCGCTGCTGCTCACGGGCCTTGTGGGCTGGATGCCGCCCGCATGGCGGCCGCGGGCGACGGCAGTGGTCGTCAGCGTCGCCGGCCTGCTCTTCACCTGGTCGCTGCTGGTGGAATTCCTGCCGAGGGTCACCTGA
- a CDS encoding class I SAM-dependent methyltransferase — protein MDKLRKQKYAGGAESSARGGNAGDTGADMFNYKGYLIPRELINLTGGGVDTWDDISLGHQEQLRQYCPIEPGSDVLEIGCGVGRDAIQLADFLDAAGSYTGIDIIRPSIEWCQDNISRRHPNFKFHYLDIQSQIHNSAGSLKTTEIRLPVEDGSIDRIILHSVFTHMFEDDIVHYLHEFGRVLRGGGKVMASFFILDEETMDLVRLQKQKDPETFLTFEHDYGNGCFINDQEHPEGAVGYNAEAFERMLERGRMRLVRPIGKGFWCGREGVTDGQDMAILEPFAAAPESGSNEAAPAAD, from the coding sequence ATGGATAAGCTGAGGAAGCAGAAATATGCCGGCGGCGCTGAAAGTTCCGCGAGAGGCGGCAATGCCGGCGACACTGGCGCGGACATGTTCAACTACAAGGGGTATCTGATCCCCAGGGAGCTGATCAACCTCACTGGAGGCGGTGTTGACACCTGGGATGATATCTCATTGGGCCACCAGGAGCAGCTTCGCCAATACTGCCCCATCGAACCGGGCAGCGACGTGCTGGAGATCGGCTGCGGCGTCGGCCGTGACGCCATTCAGCTGGCCGACTTTCTCGATGCCGCCGGCAGCTATACGGGCATCGATATCATCAGGCCCAGCATCGAGTGGTGCCAGGATAATATCTCCCGCAGGCACCCCAATTTCAAATTCCACTATCTGGACATCCAGAGCCAGATCCACAATTCGGCGGGCAGTCTGAAGACGACCGAGATCAGGCTGCCGGTGGAAGACGGCTCCATCGACCGGATCATCCTGCATTCCGTCTTCACACATATGTTCGAGGATGACATCGTCCATTATCTGCACGAGTTCGGCCGGGTCCTCAGGGGCGGCGGCAAGGTGATGGCCTCGTTCTTCATCCTCGACGAGGAGACGATGGACCTGGTCCGCCTGCAAAAACAGAAAGATCCCGAAACCTTTTTGACGTTTGAGCATGATTACGGCAATGGCTGCTTCATCAACGACCAGGAGCATCCCGAAGGCGCCGTCGGCTACAATGCCGAGGCCTTTGAACGGATGCTCGAGAGGGGAAGGATGAGGCTGGTCCGGCCGATCGGTAAAGGCTTCTGGTGTGGCAGGGAAGGTGTGACCGACGGCCAGGACATGGCAATCCTTGAACCGTTTGCAGCTGCGCCTGAGTCTGGTTCCAATGAGGCCGCGCCCGCGGCAGACTGA